A stretch of Gossypium hirsutum isolate 1008001.06 chromosome A06, Gossypium_hirsutum_v2.1, whole genome shotgun sequence DNA encodes these proteins:
- the LOC107962160 gene encoding oil body-associated protein 2B, whose protein sequence is MSSSDKFPAPTPAKGAEATPPGQPMSMGQHVVDKGASMLQALTPVKQISQHVCTFALYSHDMHRQIETHHYVSRLNQDFLQCPVYDSDDSNARLIGIEYIISDSFFEALPQEEQKLWHSHAYEIKSGLWVNPRTPEMIGKPELENLAKTYGKFWCTWQVDRGDRLPLGAPALMMSPQGVNLGKIEPELVKKRDDKYSISTEAIMQSRVEIEEPEWINPQADYWKQHAKGFAIDIEKTEMKLRAPIP, encoded by the exons ATGTCTTCCAGTGACAAGTTCCCGGCTCCGACACCGGCTAAAGGTGCGGAGGCAACGCCACCAGGGCAACCCATGTCGATGGGTCAGCATGTGGTGGACAAGGGAGCATCAATGCTGCAGGCATTGACCCCAGTGAAGCAAATCAGCCAACATGTCTGCACCTTTGCCTTGTATAGCCATGATATGCACCGTCAAATCGAGACTCACCACTATGTTAGCAGGCTCAACCAGGACTTTCTCCAGTGTCCTGTTTATGATTCCGATGACTCCAATGCCCGCCTCATTG GAATTGAATATATAATATCCGATAGTTTCTTTGAAGCTCTGCCTCAAGAAGAGCAAAAACTTTGGCATTCCCATGCTTATGAG ATAAAATCAGGGCTCTGGGTTAATCCCAGAACACCAGAAATGATAGGGAAACCTGAACTGGAAAATCTTGCAAAAACCTATGGCAAGTTTTGGTGCACATGGCAGGTTGACAGAG GTGACAGACTTCCACTTGGAGCACCAGCATTGATGATGTCACCACAGGGGGTGAACCTGGGGAAAATCGAGCCAGAGCTAGTGAAGAAGAGGGATGACAAATACAGCATCTCAACCGAAGCAATTATGCAGTCAAGGGTGGAAATTGAAGAACCTGAATGGATCAATCCACAGGCTGATTACTGGAAACAGCATGCCAAGGGTTTCGCCATTGACATCGAGAAAACTGAAATGAAGTTGAGAGCTCCCATCCCTTAG
- the LOC107962161 gene encoding integrin-linked protein kinase 1 gives MENKAAVRFTLGKQSSMAPERDRGEADGKENEEGEEIDEGLRLMYLANEGDLDGIRELLDSGINVNFRDIDDRTALHIAACQGQTDVVSLLLQRGADVESTDRWGSTPLADAVYYKNHDVIKLLEKHGAKPFMAPMHVNHAREVPEYEIDPKELDFTNSVNITKGTFCIALWRGTQVAVKRVGDEVFTDEDKVRAFRDELALFQKIRHPNVVQFLGAVTQSSPMMIVTEYLPKGDLRAFLKRKGALKPITALRFALDIARGMNYLHENKPAPIIHRDLEPSNILRDDSGHLKVADFGVSKLLTVKEDKPLTCLDTSCRYIAPEVFKNDDYDTKVDVFSFALILQEMIEGYPPFSAKQDNEVPKVYAARERPPFKAPAKHYAHGLKELIEECWNEKPAKRPTFRQIITRLESIHNSFSHRKRWKVRPLKCFQNLEAMLKKDHSSPSSRSSSSRSTNSI, from the exons ATGGAAAACAAAGCGGCGGTGAGGTTTACATTAGGGAAGCAATCGTCGATGGCGCCGGAGAGAGACAGAGGCGAAGCCGATGGGAAAGAGAACGAGGAAGGAGAGGAGATAGATGAAGGACTTAGGTTGATGTACTTGGCCAACGAAGGTGATTTGGACGGCATTCGCGAGCTCTTGGACTCGGGGATCAATGTTAATTTCCGCGACATCGATGATCGGACGGCTCTCCATATTGCAGCTTGTCAAGGACAGACCGATGTCGTTTCCTTGCTCCTTCAGCGCGGCGCTGACGTCGAATCTACAGATCGATGGGGAAGCACT CCTTTGGCAGATGCTGTATATTATAAGAATCATGATGTGATTAAGCTTCTGGAGAAACATGGAGCTAAGCCTTTT ATGGCTCCAATGCATGTAAATCACGCGCGTGAAGTTCCAGAATATGAGATTGATCCAAAAGAACTTGATTTTACTAACAGCGTCAACATTACAAAG GGAACCTTCTGTATTGCATTATGGCGTGGAACTCAAGTTGCCGTGAAAAGGGTTGGAGATGAAGTTTTTACCGATGAGGATAAAGT GAGGGCATTTCGAGATGAGCTTGCATTATTTCAGAAAATTCGACATCCAAATGTAGTTCAATTTCTTGGTGCAGTAACTCAAAGTAGTCCTATGATGATTGTGACAGAATATTTACCCAAG GGAGATTTACGAGCCTTCTTGAAGAGAAAAGGAGCCTTGAAACCAATTACAGCTCTGAGATTTGCACTTGATATTGCAAG GGGAATGAATTATTTACATGAGAACAAACCGGCACCAATAATTCACCGTGATCTTGAGCCTTC AAACATTTTGAGGGATGATTCGGGACATCTGAAAGTTGCAGATTTTGGAGTTAGCAAGCTGCTAACCGTTAAAGAAGATAAACCTCTAACTTGTCTGGACACATCTT GCCGATATATTGCTCCAGAGGTGTTCAAGAATGATGATTATGATACCAAAGTAGACGTGTTTTCATTTGCTCTGATCTTACAGGAG ATGATTGAAGGCTACCCACCATTTTCTGCTAAGCAAGACAATGAAGTTCCTAAGGTATATGCAGCAAGGGAGCGTCCACCTTTCAAAGCTCCAGCTAAGCATTATGCCCATGGGCTCAAAGA GTTAATTGAGGAATGTTGGAATGAGAAACCTGCCAAGCGACCTACATTCAGACAGATTATAACCAGACTTGAATCTATTCACAACAGTTTCAGTCATAGAAAGCGTTGGAAG GTTAGACCACTAAAATGCTTTCAGAATCTGGAGGCAATGCTGAAGAAAGATCATTCTAGTCCAAGCAGCCGTAGCAGTTCATCTCGATCTACTAACAGCATATGA